From a single Sorghum bicolor cultivar BTx623 chromosome 5, Sorghum_bicolor_NCBIv3, whole genome shotgun sequence genomic region:
- the LOC8073606 gene encoding uncharacterized protein LOC8073606, producing the protein MRLPWPWRRRPAPQHGEVPVAVGTHLHVAASDSHDDDDDDGAESTASSEHSHLTLPVEEPVHIVDEADCYDVAGSGSEEELPSGSEESDGATGHAERRARAPRRRHDHSPRGRRRRRRSARVPAFMVAGTAAAVMLLVLAALVAWKRRQRAAS; encoded by the coding sequence ATGAGGCTGCCGTGGCCGTGGCGGCGGAGGCCGGCGCCGCAGCATGGCGAGGTGCCGGTGGCGGTGGGCACCCATCTCCACGTCGCGGCCAGTGACagccacgacgacgacgacgacgacggcgccgaGTCCACGGCGTCGTCGGAGCACAGCCACCTCACGCTGCCGGTGGAGGAGCCGGTCCACATCGTCGACGAGGCTGATTGCTACGACGTGGCCGGTTCCGGTTCGGAGGAGGAGCTGCCGAGCGGCAGCGAGGAAAGCGATGGCGCGACGGGGCACGCCGAACGCCGGGCGAGAGCGCCCCGGAGACGACACGACCACAGCccgagagggaggaggaggcggcggcgatcTGCCCGTGTGCCGGCGTTCATGGTCGCCGGCACCGCCGCGGCGGTCATGCTGCTCGTGCTCGCGGCGCTCGTCGCGTGGAAGAGGCGGCAGCGCGCCGCCAGCTAA